The Desmonostoc muscorum LEGE 12446 genome includes a region encoding these proteins:
- a CDS encoding ribonuclease H-like domain-containing protein, translating into MTLQDFQVSDRDLSDAALGQYLESTAIAVDTETMGLLPQRDRLCLVQLCNLEGKVTAIRIAKGQTDAPNLKKLLQAANVVKVFHFARFDLATLRAYLGIQVQPVFCTKIASKLARTYTNRHGLKDVVQELEQVELDKSAQSSDWGNAANLSEAQLSYAANDVRYLLSVQQKLTQMLKREERWELAQQCFEVLPTIVSLDLLQFKDLFEH; encoded by the coding sequence ATGACATTACAAGATTTTCAGGTGAGCGATCGCGACCTTAGCGATGCAGCCCTTGGACAATATTTAGAATCAACAGCGATCGCAGTTGATACAGAAACGATGGGATTGTTACCGCAGCGCGATCGTTTGTGTCTCGTTCAGTTGTGCAACCTAGAAGGAAAAGTAACTGCAATCCGCATCGCTAAAGGACAAACTGACGCCCCAAACTTAAAAAAACTTTTGCAAGCGGCCAATGTCGTGAAAGTGTTTCACTTTGCTCGTTTTGACCTTGCTACTTTGCGAGCCTATTTGGGGATTCAAGTTCAGCCTGTTTTTTGCACTAAGATTGCTAGTAAGTTAGCCCGTACTTACACAAATCGCCACGGACTCAAAGATGTAGTGCAAGAGCTAGAACAAGTGGAACTCGATAAAAGCGCTCAAAGTTCTGATTGGGGTAACGCTGCTAATTTATCTGAAGCTCAATTAAGTTACGCCGCCAATGATGTGCGCTACTTACTTAGTGTGCAGCAAAAACTCACACAAATGCTCAAACGAGAAGAACGTTGGGAACTTGCTCAACAATGTTTTGAAGTTCTGCCAACAATAGTTTCTTTAGATTTGTTGCAATTTAAAGATTTGTTTGAACATTAA
- a CDS encoding NACHT domain-containing protein, producing the protein MTSQGLRASPEGIRAAKTALTDKTWSQHKLAAALGITRQPVSKFFAGESVSRSCFVQICQQLGLSWQKVAGLPEDVIFEVTAKAQLKDADLDILVREVRQKRQDKIQNQCNILQMLDIAQTVQLMEIYTNINVLEEINNLQWREISDWLKDFKSESNFHQFRTYKREKKLPGLETVLRHPKLMVLGKPGSGKTLFLQYLAIECNKGQFQPYRIATFIRVKEFAEDTKIDEFNLFDYISQEFISCGVENELTKTLLTHGKLLILLDGLDEVPIENAEKIIIEIRRFTQVFYKNKFVISCRIAAQKYRFQGFTEVELADFDQEQVEVFAKKWFVAVALKSKEDGEARGNLFINQLNLPENQHIRELTVTPLLLHWICLVFQVKNEFPLNQAKLYEQALKILFFRWDEVRGIKRDRIASNLTLEIKKKLLFQLAAISFEQENYFFSKEKILELIAEYLDSLPDINSHTTQLQLDNEAVLKAIEVQHGLLVERSQEIYSFSHLTFQKYFTARKIVENCQAKTWDNLVSHMTEKRWREVFLLSVNMLPNADEMLLLMKQKIDLLVASDERLQYFLTWLHQKSSSVSTRHKAAAVRAFYLVCVERSLCHSHRALVYTSGYNLEYALVGNIAFDSDLALDEFLSSTIACFNDVDFAFERNLNDALDYAHAFAIAFNEAVELVIAPKLKEVLQKLKKQLPDIDSNPEKFREWWQTKGKVWGKQLRYFLIKYRNIGYDWEFNEEQKELLQKYYDLNKLLVDCLNSAADVTPIVRQKIEDTLLLAIADIEKIHNC; encoded by the coding sequence ATGACAAGCCAAGGACTCAGAGCATCACCAGAAGGTATAAGGGCAGCAAAAACAGCTTTAACAGACAAAACTTGGAGTCAGCATAAATTAGCAGCAGCTTTAGGTATTACACGCCAACCAGTTTCCAAATTTTTTGCTGGTGAGTCAGTTTCTCGCTCTTGTTTTGTGCAAATTTGCCAACAGCTAGGGCTATCTTGGCAAAAGGTTGCTGGTTTACCTGAAGATGTAATATTTGAGGTAACTGCTAAAGCGCAATTAAAAGATGCTGACCTCGATATATTAGTGCGGGAAGTGCGGCAAAAGCGCCAAGACAAAATCCAAAATCAGTGCAACATTCTACAAATGTTGGACATTGCCCAGACAGTTCAACTAATGGAAATTTACACTAATATTAATGTCCTAGAGGAGATAAATAACCTGCAATGGCGAGAAATTTCTGACTGGTTGAAAGACTTCAAATCTGAGTCAAATTTTCACCAATTTAGAACATACAAGCGGGAGAAAAAATTACCAGGATTAGAAACTGTGTTGCGGCATCCAAAATTGATGGTGCTGGGAAAGCCGGGGTCAGGTAAAACTCTATTTTTACAATATCTAGCTATTGAATGTAACAAAGGCCAGTTTCAGCCATACCGCATAGCAACTTTTATTAGAGTAAAAGAATTTGCTGAAGATACTAAAATTGATGAATTTAATTTATTTGACTATATTAGCCAAGAATTTATCAGTTGCGGTGTTGAAAATGAATTAACTAAAACTCTTTTGACTCATGGGAAACTGCTGATTTTGCTAGATGGGTTAGATGAAGTACCAATAGAAAATGCAGAAAAAATCATCATAGAGATTCGTAGATTTACTCAGGTTTTTTACAAAAATAAGTTTGTTATTAGCTGCCGAATTGCTGCCCAAAAATATAGGTTTCAGGGATTTACTGAAGTTGAATTAGCAGATTTTGACCAAGAGCAAGTAGAAGTTTTTGCCAAAAAATGGTTTGTCGCTGTTGCTTTGAAGTCTAAAGAAGATGGAGAAGCCAGAGGAAATTTATTTATTAATCAACTAAATCTACCCGAAAATCAGCATATTCGAGAATTGACAGTCACTCCGTTGCTGCTGCATTGGATTTGCTTGGTGTTCCAAGTCAAAAATGAATTCCCCTTAAATCAAGCTAAGTTATATGAGCAAGCATTGAAAATTCTCTTTTTCAGATGGGATGAAGTTAGAGGTATTAAACGCGATCGCATTGCTAGTAATTTGACTTTGGAAATCAAGAAAAAACTGCTTTTTCAACTTGCAGCTATCAGTTTTGAGCAAGAAAATTACTTTTTTTCCAAAGAAAAAATCCTGGAATTGATTGCTGAGTATCTGGATAGCTTGCCAGATATTAACTCACACACAACTCAATTGCAGCTAGATAACGAAGCAGTGCTGAAAGCAATTGAAGTTCAACATGGATTATTAGTGGAAAGATCCCAGGAAATTTACTCATTTTCTCATTTAACATTCCAAAAGTATTTTACTGCTAGAAAAATTGTTGAAAATTGCCAAGCCAAAACTTGGGATAATCTCGTTAGTCACATGACTGAAAAGCGCTGGCGTGAGGTATTTTTACTAAGTGTTAATATGTTGCCGAATGCTGATGAAATGTTACTGTTAATGAAGCAAAAAATTGATTTGCTAGTAGCTAGTGATGAGAGATTACAGTATTTTTTAACTTGGTTGCATCAAAAATCCAGTTCAGTTTCTACCCGTCACAAAGCAGCAGCCGTTCGTGCCTTTTACTTGGTTTGTGTTGAGCGTAGCCTTTGCCATAGCCATCGCGCCTTGGTCTATACTTCTGGTTATAACCTTGAGTACGCCCTTGTTGGTAACATAGCTTTTGACTCTGACCTTGCTCTTGATGAGTTTCTGTCTAGTACTATTGCCTGCTTCAACGACGTTGACTTTGCCTTTGAGCGTAACCTCAACGATGCTCTTGATTATGCTCATGCCTTTGCTATTGCTTTTAACGAAGCTGTTGAGCTTGTTATTGCTCCTAAATTGAAGGAAGTCCTGCAAAAACTCAAAAAACAACTGCCAGATATAGACAGCAATCCGGAGAAATTCAGAGAGTGGTGGCAAACTAAGGGTAAAGTTTGGGGTAAACAATTAAGATATTTCCTGATTAAGTATCGTAATATTGGTTACGATTGGGAGTTCAACGAAGAGCAAAAAGAATTGCTTCAAAAATATTACGATCTAAATAAATTGCTGGTAGATTGTCTCAATAGTGCTGCTGATGTAACTCCCATAGTGCGGCAGAAGATTGAGGACACATTATTGTTAGCGATCGCCGATATTGAAAAAATACATAATTGTTAA
- a CDS encoding metal ABC transporter substrate-binding protein — MKLIPQIEGSNAHGKAIGKTNKRKILLRLCLGMLMPLALFSCTQNDSNPKTAKGESQPRVVATSTIIADLAQEVAGDEIQVSGILKPGTDPHVYEPIPADSRLLEQADLILYNGYNLEPGLIKLMNASGGKARKLAVGEAVKSLQLDKGKGEIVPDPHIWGSAENAIAMTNAIRDALIELSPEDKEELTKNALQLTQELKQLHSWINQQIQTIPAPRRRLITTHDAFQYYGRAYGIAIAGTLIGISTEEQPSAQTVQRLVESVKKIGVPAIFAETTINPALIKTVAQEAGVKLAPHQLYSDSIGAKGSDGDSYVKMMEANTRSIVEALGGKYTPFQPKK, encoded by the coding sequence ATGAAACTAATACCACAGATAGAGGGCAGTAACGCTCACGGCAAGGCGATTGGCAAAACAAACAAGAGAAAAATTCTTTTGCGGCTTTGTTTGGGAATGCTTATGCCTTTGGCTTTATTTAGTTGTACCCAGAATGACTCCAACCCCAAAACTGCCAAGGGAGAGAGTCAGCCGCGAGTGGTTGCAACTAGCACCATCATTGCTGATTTGGCGCAAGAGGTTGCAGGAGATGAAATTCAAGTCAGTGGAATCCTCAAGCCGGGTACTGATCCGCATGTTTACGAACCGATACCAGCAGACAGTAGGCTTTTGGAACAAGCCGACTTGATTTTGTATAACGGCTACAACCTGGAACCAGGATTGATTAAGTTAATGAATGCTTCTGGTGGTAAGGCGCGAAAGTTAGCCGTCGGGGAAGCTGTCAAATCTTTGCAGTTAGATAAAGGCAAAGGTGAAATTGTGCCAGATCCTCACATTTGGGGTAGTGCAGAAAATGCGATCGCCATGACGAATGCCATTCGAGATGCTTTGATTGAATTATCACCTGAAGATAAAGAAGAATTAACTAAAAATGCATTGCAACTGACTCAGGAATTAAAACAGTTGCATAGCTGGATTAATCAACAGATTCAAACTATCCCAGCACCTCGGCGCAGACTGATCACAACCCATGATGCATTTCAATATTATGGACGTGCTTATGGAATTGCGATCGCAGGTACTTTAATTGGCATTAGTACCGAAGAACAACCAAGCGCTCAAACAGTCCAGCGATTGGTAGAGTCAGTGAAAAAAATCGGCGTTCCGGCAATTTTTGCTGAAACTACAATTAATCCAGCTTTAATTAAAACCGTTGCCCAAGAAGCAGGAGTCAAATTAGCACCACATCAACTTTATTCTGATTCAATTGGGGCAAAAGGGAGTGATGGAGATTCCTACGTAAAGATGATGGAGGCAAATACCCGCAGCATTGTAGAAGCATTGGGTGGAAAATATACGCCTTTTCAACCTAAGAAGTAA
- a CDS encoding IS5 family transposase, whose translation MAYSSNLTDAEWEIFEPLLQEILPTKKQTRPTNWPKRDIFNGILYQLKNGCNWQDLPKDLPPYSTVYWHYKQWRAAGVFEELMSVLHGQVREQVKKKPHWTTLIIIDSQAVKNTCNASVESKGFCFYKATNGIKRHLAIDTLGFPFFTLCTRANVSDDAGLIEMFTLNIDYFKSKPIDIPKITILLDHGYHPEYLTQELERIYPEIMTKIQFQLSTKPSKQEKAAQGKSGFVPAIARWVIERSNAWMERCKILVKNFERTLVSATAKLNICFIRLMIKRLAAPS comes from the coding sequence ATGGCGTATTCCAGCAACCTCACTGATGCAGAATGGGAAATTTTTGAACCCTTATTGCAAGAGATATTACCGACTAAGAAGCAGACTCGACCGACCAACTGGCCAAAGCGAGATATCTTCAATGGAATTCTCTATCAACTAAAAAATGGATGCAATTGGCAAGACTTACCTAAAGACCTCCCCCCTTATTCCACTGTATATTGGCACTACAAACAGTGGCGAGCAGCCGGGGTATTTGAGGAACTGATGAGTGTCTTACATGGACAAGTGCGTGAACAGGTAAAAAAAAAACCGCACTGGACGACATTGATCATCATTGACTCCCAAGCAGTGAAAAATACCTGCAACGCCAGTGTGGAGTCGAAAGGTTTTTGCTTCTACAAAGCCACCAACGGTATTAAAAGGCATTTGGCTATTGACACCCTTGGGTTTCCCTTTTTTACGCTCTGTACTCGCGCCAATGTCTCGGATGATGCCGGATTAATTGAGATGTTTACTCTCAACATCGACTACTTCAAGTCAAAACCTATCGATATTCCCAAGATTACTATCCTGCTAGATCATGGGTATCACCCAGAATATTTGACTCAGGAGTTAGAGCGAATTTACCCAGAGATCATGACCAAAATTCAGTTTCAACTTTCTACGAAACCCTCAAAACAAGAGAAAGCGGCACAAGGAAAATCTGGATTTGTTCCGGCAATAGCTAGATGGGTGATCGAACGCTCCAATGCTTGGATGGAGCGCTGTAAAATTCTGGTTAAGAACTTTGAACGAACCCTGGTTAGTGCCACTGCCAAACTCAATATCTGCTTCATCAGGCTAATGATTAAGAGGCTTGCAGCACCTTCTTAG
- a CDS encoding CAP domain-containing protein produces the protein MFRQTAFGIALSALVLASGLTTVPIPGHNSTNTSTRNKLLSLFSSQAAISTPSFKPTELEKSVFDQINQYRVSKGLPKLTLNSKITRQARIHSQNMAQGKTPFSHQGFEGRVKAVPIRYNSAAENVAFNRGYSDPAAEAVTGWVKSPGHLKNIKGNYNLTGIGVATNNQGEVYLTQIFFHTR, from the coding sequence ATGTTCCGACAAACTGCTTTTGGCATCGCTTTAAGTGCGCTTGTCCTTGCTAGTGGATTAACAACTGTTCCGATACCAGGGCACAATTCTACAAATACATCCACCCGTAATAAGCTGTTGTCGCTTTTTTCCAGTCAGGCTGCAATATCGACTCCTAGTTTTAAACCTACTGAGCTAGAAAAATCTGTTTTTGACCAAATTAATCAATATCGGGTTTCTAAAGGCCTACCAAAGTTGACGCTAAATTCAAAGATCACACGACAGGCAAGAATTCATAGTCAAAATATGGCTCAAGGTAAAACTCCATTTAGCCATCAGGGATTTGAAGGGCGAGTCAAAGCTGTCCCTATTCGCTACAACAGTGCAGCGGAAAATGTGGCTTTCAACCGGGGATATAGCGACCCCGCAGCCGAAGCTGTTACTGGTTGGGTCAAAAGCCCCGGACATCTGAAGAATATTAAAGGAAATTACAACCTAACTGGAATTGGCGTTGCTACTAATAATCAAGGCGAAGTCTACCTGACGCAAATATTTTTTCACACTAGGTAG